The following DNA comes from Diceros bicornis minor isolate mBicDic1 chromosome 7, mDicBic1.mat.cur, whole genome shotgun sequence.
AAGCAAATTAGTTGTTGCCAGAGGCTGAGATACGGGGAAATAACAAGTGACTGTTTAATGGTTATTGAAGTATCTTTTTGAGGTTGTAGAAGCGTTCTGGAGTTATATAGTGGTAATGTTTGCACTGTATTTTGAATGTACTAAAAGCTAttcaactgtacattttaaaatggttaattttatgctgTGTGAATTTAACCTCAActttaaaaaaagcaatgaagttAAAAAATTGTGCTGAGTGTTCTCTACGTGTATAATTCTTGCATTATTTCCCATAAATTAAAAGATACTAAATTAAAAGTCTAAATGTATAAACACATGTGAAGAACTTTTATTCaatcataataatattaaataacttttGTTAGAATGTGCTAATTATATAATGTCAATTGAAAATAGCCAAATTTATGCTTTAATATGATATCAGAAggcttttttcaaaaatatgtacagtcatgcatcacttaatgacggggatacattctgagaaatgcatcattaggtgatctcgacattgtgcgaacatcataaagtatacttacacaaacatgGATGTTGAAGCCTGCTatacacctgggctatatggtattaatcttgtgggaccaccatcatatatacagcttgtcattgaccgaaatgtcattatgcagctcaTGTCTGTATAGCTAACGTGTGTATAAACACACGTTagctatatatgtgtatgtataaaagaaatatatcatGTTACCGCTATATCATACAATTTAAGAATGCTGTTTATCTCCTTCcagacttgcttttttttttcaagatataAGGCATATTTTTTAGGATTTAGTTAAAGGAATACAAAATTAGAgtcaattattttgttttattattgctgCTATcaacattatcattattatatcaAGGTTAGGCATCTAATTTTTCCAAACTTAGTATGTATGCATAACAAGCCTGAACTTTTAATGAATTTCTAGAATGCCATAATACTCATCATCGACTTCAGTTGAAAGTAAACTTCTTGAAATCCAGGGCCCATGTTATCTGATCCTTTTTTCATAGTTCCTAGCCTGACTTGAGGGGTACTAAATAttcaatgatctcatttaattagagacacaaaaataaatgaataaaagaataaatggatAGATGTGTGAATAAGTGAAACATTCTGCACTTAAGTGCTTCAACTTGTTCCCCACAGAGCCttatgtagaaagaaaaaaatttgcaataaatattaaagtcactaatgttctttaaaaagtttttattcattttcattcctCCATATATACATGctcacatgcaaacacacatatAGGTACACACACATGATgttattcacttatttatataTCATGATATATGTAGCAAGTAAGAATGGATTGTTTCTATTAATTTTCCTCCTCCCATAGAAGTTATATTGATTCCCACACCAGCACCCGTGTCTCTAATATTCTGAAATATCCCCTTGAGATATGTAACACACACTTTCCTTTAAACGCTCAGTTCAACAGTATAGATACCAAGGGATGCACAGTTAGAGGgctgtgcatatacatatattgcAGAATCATGATGTTTTTTGACCAGGATCCTGAACACCTGGAGCAGATTGCATTCAGCTTATTATTTTGCTATCCAGAAACCAAGGtattaaaagacaaacaaaagtgGGATTAGAGACAGGATTTTTTGTCTTATAGTCAGttcaataaaaaggaaatagtCTTTGGatgtataaaaattaattattatattcTCAGAAATACAGGTTCGATTTCGTCCACCCATATGAAGGCAGATGTATTGAGGAAGATTGGGTTCTCCTCAATGTTTATTTCTCCAGTTCTCAGATTGTAATTCAGTGTAACTTTCCATGATGATTATGACTATGCTATTTTTCTAACCAACTGGAATCACTGGTTCTATTGTAGTGGAAGTCAGGTATGACTCACCTTCATGACAAGAAGAAATGGGGAGAGAGCTAGAGAATAGTTCTCGATCATGGTCAGAATGCTTTTGCTTCTTAACTGCCTTCCACTTGTTCTTAATATTAGTATCTAATTTATTCACTTCATATCTAGAGAGACTTATTTATAACTGAACTCTTTGAAAGAACAAAATTTCACATTAAGAATAGAATATGGGTTGTAAAATTGAAGACCATCTAGTGAGGAAACAAACTTATTCTCTCTGAGTTTTGTAAATGAGAATGGACAACAGACAATATAAAAATTGTACTTTATAAAGGGCGATATTCATGTGTTAATGTTTCTGCTTAAATATACCTGCCCACCACAGCATAATATGAATCCATTGTCATTGCAGAATGACATtgcagaatataaaaatatatatatatgtatgtttataaacataaaaatatattttatatagatgttatgtatatagtgtgtgtatgcatgtcagtatacatacatatatatacatatatatgaattattacagtttttgttactttttataaTATCTGTAAAAGTAATCTTCAAATCATAATGTCATATTCAAAGTAGAAATTTATgcatctgaaagaaaaaaaacatcaaGGAAATTTTGATAATCAAGGAAAGGTATCCTTTTATCATAAacacatatttttctcttgtccaaaatgcaaattaaaaagcttcttttAGATTAGAGCTTAAGTTGACACCAGTGACATGATTTAATTGACTTCCCCAATTAAAAAACTTCTACTGTGTAGTAACAAATAGTGGAAAATAATGTCaatgttttctattatttcagttgTAGAGAAATCTTGTCAAGCCAGGAGTTGAAACAATTTGATGCAAACTGCTTAAATAACACTGTGTCAAGCCTTTCAAATCCTCACCATATAatagaaaagtttttaaatttatcacaTATTAGATGTTGATaatgttttgaatgaatgaagagattaaaaaatgaataaatcaaatttCACACTTGACTTCAAGAATTACTACACTGTAGTCTAAAAATATAAGGTGGtaggaaaaacaaatatttttatttgggcaATAAAGCACATTTATTTAAACAATACTACAAATCACAATTCATAGTGAGATGTATACAAGCACTTATATCTTTTCAGTAAAAATTATgcaagaaaataatcaaaatatgcACAAAAATTTAGGgggcaaaaagaaaatatactaaaaacataCCCCAACATTTgggataaaatattaatttcagacaaagtagTAATAAAAGCAAAAGGTGGTACAACCTGCTTAAATAGCACTGTGTCAAGTCTTTCATCTAATGTTTCTCAAAAGTCATCTAGATCCAAATATGAATATGCAACTTTTGAGTACCATTTACTTTGTACATcttttttattgtatatttttctccattttatgatgGAGAATTTTAGAAATTTACATTTTCTGGTGGTTTATGAAGTTGATATTAGAGTTTTGTTTCTTCAGGTGGTTCCTTTTATAGTTTCCAAGAAATAACACATAGTGCAATAATTCTTAAAGTGAAATACAAAATGTGATTcattaatttgttaatttcttcattcattccaaAGCAtttatcagcatcaaaaatgtgTCTGGTGTCTTTCTAGACACTTCacacataaacataaatataatctGAGCAAATATTAACACTTCTGTTAAACTGGGGGTTATTCAAGAACATAAATTTTTATAATCCATGATGTTGAAATAATAAAAGTGATTGATTCCATCAACAATTTATTTCTTATCTGTAAGTCTGTCATCTCTCTTTTTACATCATATTAAGAGGATTTGGAGGGTGGCTCTTTATCCTACCCAAGAGAGAGTTGGGTCTTCCTGAAGAAGGTGATGATTGAAGATAGATTTGGTGGGAGGAGAGTGGACTCAaatagaatagagaattgaaaaatCAAAAGCTAAAAATATCAGTGTGATGTGAGTATATTATAGTAAATAGAAACAGAATATAACACTGATCTAGCAGAATCCTAATCATGTTTCAGGTCTAAGAGtatttgtcttttcctctttgaaaatTTTCCTGATGTTCTTCAAAGTTTTGCTTAGTTACTGTTTCTATCTACTCCTGTACACACTAAGATTTTGTGATGCCATGAGAAGAGGTCTTTGCAAAGCAGCCCTATTAACGTGTTCATCCCACGTTGCTTTGCTATTTCTGAAAGAAGTTTCTTTTTGCAGTATCTAATCTGTCATCCTTTGATGTAAATACATGAATATGATACAGGGATGTAGGTAGAAAAACTAAATAAGGAATAACTTGACATCTCTGATTAGTCCACCATTCTAAACAATGTTAACTACTCTCTTCTATTGACTGGAAATTTATTCTGGGTAGAAACTTTAACAAGTACTACAAATGCATGTATACCAGATGCAATGAAGGCCAAGGATGAGACATCGTAAAATATGAGAGAGTTGAATCCCATATTTACATTTAAGTGTGAGATCCCCGGTGTCCTTCTACTACTCAATATCAATAACACTGGCAGCTTGCCATATTTTCTTCTGGAATGGAgatttttggattattttctgaaaaattgaaAGTCTCCAAGAAAAGACCTATAAACACTGATATTAAGGATGGCTACAATGAAGCATGAGGTCCCTACAAGAGCACACAAAGTAAACTCTACCAATTGATGAGACTCAACCATCACCTAGAGTTTTGAATCATCTTTCTAAAGGCTTTTGACCAAGTCTGAATTAATAGTCAAAGAATACTGGACAATTGAAGAACACTtcctaaataaaagataaaaaagcaagatataaaaataaactattaaaacctGGAAGTTATGGAAATAATATATAAGTAGCAGAATAAATATATGTGTTCAAAAACAtcttagggggccagccctgtgacctagtggttaagttcagtgcactctgtttCAGCTgcctgagttcagttcccaggtgtggacctacagcactcattggcggccatgctgtggtggcgacccacatacaaaattgaggaaggttggcacaaatgttagctcagcgtgaatcttccacaagaaaaatgtgttataatatatatatatatatgatttttgtaCATTCACAATAATCAGAGGAAAATAACAATTTGGATATTTGTAATATTACACAACAATAaagaaattccaaaatatttgagAGTTATCACTGAGGAACTTTTCTAGAATGTGGATCAAATAAATAGAGCGAtgcaacttaaaagaaaaattaagttggagaaaaagagaatagaTTCAGAGGAACCAATATCTGACTAAAGGGAGTGGTGgaaaaataacaagaatagaTTTGGGAAGAAGTTATCAAAAGCAAGGAAAATCTTAGCAAGCAAATGTCATAGATTTCGAGTATGAAAAAGCCTATTAACTGCCTTCACAGTAAGATATGCAGAAGCACACATGCACTTCTATCACCACAATTCAAGTTCAgagcacaaaaattttaaaatgtttttaaatattttcacatgACTTTGCAGAGGATAATCCTTATAATAACAATTAAACACTAAATAATAACTTtaacaaaaattatttcaagagaaactgaaagaaaaagcaaaatatacaGATTATTTAGAAATACAAAGATCAATGATCTAGAGaactaaaatatgtaaaaatgacTACCTGTAGTGGACTTCAACAGTCAGAATGACGgagttagatatttttatttcattattatccTATGGTAATATTTATTTCTAAGACACATTTCTATGTCAAGATttagaagaaataatttaaaaggaagGGTCAGAGAAGAGCTCATCTTTGGTATTGAATACACAGCAACTCAGACATGAAGAGGCCTCATCTACATAGTGCCTCCATTTACTAAATTATGAAGTATGGGTTAATAAAAATACGTCCAGGGCTTGAAgtgagagttaaatgagttaatatatgaaaTATTCTTAGGACAGCACAGCACAAATATGACCTATTAAGaataacatcaataataaaaacagcCTCATCATATCTGTTAGGTTACTGGAAAAGCAATCAATGAACTTTTCcttaagaaaacaatcaaggaGAGATATGTATagtaattaacattttaaataagatATTCTAACAAAATTATCCTTAGAAAGATAATAACATAATTACTCTTAATTATAAATTGATGAGGACTGCATCTGTGACCTTCTTGATTCAAACTTATGTAGACACAGTGTATGTGACAGAACCTGGGACATAGTGGGTCCTAAATGTGTATTAGTTGAATGAATTGGTAAATTAATGAATTAACAAACAACACATACTTGGTTTGAACCGTGTTTAAGTAAATATTTCCTCatacttaaaatatttagttGTTTGATATTAAAATGCACATATgacagagagaagaaggaagagtgagagagagcGCATGGCtaagatttttcttcttctctttttttttttcctaatcctggatgatcagaaaacaaaaacaaactaagaAACACAAAAAAACCCCTATAAGCTGCTTAATAATTGTAACAGTCAGATCATGCTAATGCTAAACAAAACAGACCTGACCccagcctcattcattcttaatGGAGTTCCAGGACTGGAGGACATGCATCTATGGATTTCTTTCCCATTTTGCACCATGTATGCTGTGGCTATGGTAGGCAATTGCGGACTTCTCTACCTCATCAGCTATGAGGACTCACTGCATAGGTCTATGTACTACTTCTTGGCTATGCTTTCCCTTACTGACCTTGTCATGTGCACTACTACAATACCCAAAGCCCTCTGCATCTTCTGGTTCCATCTTAAGGAAATCAGCTTTGATGAATGCCTGGTCCAGATGTTCTTCATCTATATCTCAACAGGGATGGAATCTGGGGTGCTCATGCTTATGGCCCTGGATCGTTATGTGGCCATCTGCTACCCTCTGCATTACTCAACTATCCTCACCAATCTTGTTATTGCAAAGCTTGGGCTTGCCACTTTTCTGAGAGTGGTATTTCTCATCATTCCCTTGATTTTCCTCATCAGGCAACTGCCCTATTGCAGAGGCAATATAATACACCATACCTACTGTGACCACATGTCTGTAGCTAAGTTATCCTGTGGAAATATCAACGTTAATGTTACCTATGGTCTGGTGATTGCCCTTCTGATTGGAGGCTTTGACATTCTGTGCATCACAATCTCCTACACCATGATCCTCCGGGCAGTGGTCAGCCTCTCCTCAGCAGATGCTCAGCAGAAGGCCTTCAGCACCTGCACTGCCCACATCTGTGCCATTATTTTCTCTTACAGTCCAGCTTTCTTTTGTATCTTTTCCCACCGCTTTGGGGGTCACATGATTCCTCCATCTTGCCACATCATTGTGGCCAATATTTATCTGCTCTTGCCTCCCACCATGAACCCTATTGTCTACGGGGTGAAAACCAAGCAGATACGAGATTGTGTCATAAGGATCCTTTCAGGTTCTAAGAACATCAAATCCCACAGCATATGAAAGGGATATTTgccagggaagggaagagaagagaaggggaagaaagggaaggaaagagcagAGGAAAGGGAATCCATGGGAGGAAATATAGGAAAACTTATACTGGCTGTCAGCTGTTTCATCAGGGTCTAGTAATACCTTCTTGAAAGTAACATTTTGGCTATGACAACGGAGGGTGGTGAGTGGTGCTTTCCTTTTAAGAGTCCTCAGAATCTCAACATCACTGGCATGCCCACAACCCTCTctatgagtttttcatttcctcaCCTTGTGAAGGACAGGTCTCATATTAGCCAAAGCATCCATGAACAGAAACACAATGGAATGCTGAGACAATTGAGGGAAGTGAAATGAGCTTTGTGTAACGCCTGGTGCAAGAAGATCATTTACAACCAGATGCCAGTTTGTCCTATTCCTAATAGTGATCAGAATTTCCAGTTTGAAAGATGTTGTTCCTttcctttgcaaaataaatgctatatttttctcatctgtaccaAAATTCCTCTATTTTCTCAATGTTGTCTTTCTGATGGAGAAGCTATGAAATATCCATGAGGTCATTAATTAAACAAGGTTTCGGCCTCTGGATTTCTAATTAGGAAACAACTTAATCACCTGACAACATCTATTCGGCTTGTCCCAAACAAAATTGCTTCCCTATAGACTAGTGGAAATGCAGTTCTTTTCAAAATGGCCTTCAAATATACGTagtctagagagagagaaaaatctgtTAACCAAATTAAGAAACATGatagtaaatattattttatgagcACAGGATAAGGGAGAAACCAAAAATATACATCCTGTCTTTTCTCCATATAAGAATGAAACTCAAGAATATAAtctaaattctcttttttttttttacaaagtaataATTAgaggataggggccggccctgtggcatagtcattaagtgcgcacgctccgcgaCTGACGGCCGGggttggatcccaggcgcccaccgaggcaccgcttgtcaggccatgctggagcagcatcccatataaagtggaggaagataggcacagatgttagcccagggccagtcttcctcagcaaaaagaggaagattggcatggatgttagctcagggctgatcttcctcacaaaataaataaataaataaataaataaataaataaaataaatttaaaaaacataattaggGGATAGACCAAACAAAACAGTAATTTTACATTAAGATTGTAGAAATAATGCCAATTAAACAGAATTTAAACTCAATTATTTACTCTAATCCCTCCCTAGTCAACTAATGAGAATACACATTTCTTCCCCTTATGTATACTCATTAGATTTTAATTATGTCGTTTCCCTCTACTAATCCCATTTTAAAATCCTACAAAACAACCTCCCTACCACTCAAACATAATTATTCTCCATGcatcatcttttctcttttcactttcaCAGCAAGCCTTCTATAACAAACTGTCAATATTCATTTCTCCCCTTTCTCAAAACAAAACCACTCTCCCTGTAGTTTGTCTTTCCTACTCATCACCTGGAATTACTTTTGGCAATTTCACCATTGCCTTTCATGTTAAATTGAATAGATCATTCTCTATTCTCATCTAACATTACCTCTCAGAATCACTGAATGTAATTCATTTATTCCTCCTGTCTTGAAATGCATTTTTTGACTTCAGAAGCACTGAAAACTTGAGGTTTTTGTCCACTTTTGCTGAACACTCTTCACAATCACCAGTATTACGGGATGACATTGGATATCTTTGCCTTGCTCTTAATGTTAACGGGAAGGAGTGAAAACACTCTCTTGAGTAAAATATAAGGTGGGTTGTTTTGTATATATCTTTCAAGTCAAAAActttccatcttttcttctttttattgtttttattgtaaattgGTATAGAACCATATAAAATCATTTCTATAATTTCTGTAAATATGaagataattatataattttcgtTTCTTTTTAACACTGTAAAGAAGTATATAACTTTGCTGGATCAGATCATATATGTATCATTGGGATAAACattccttgatcattatgtagtttTAATATACAGTTGTTGGTTAACtaatcttttatttataaattttgttataaatTCATGAGGACGCTGtctataattttgtttcttttaaactgCACTGTATGTACAAATCTTTGAAATTAACACTGTAATTGCTATGCAAAATGAATTGTTCATCTTTTCCTATTTTACTATTTTCTGGTATAATTTGTATAATTCAAGAATCATCTATCACTTCAAAATTGCCCTTCTCCTGTAAAGAGAATCACTATGGGCCtattgtttttaaagatttatttatttatttatttattttccccccaaagccccagtagatagttgtatgtcatagttgcacatccttctaattgctgtatgtgggaagcggcctcagcatggccggagaaacggtgcgtcggtgcacgcccgggatccgaaccccgggccgccagcagcggagcacccacacttaaccgctaaaccacggggcaggccctgttTTTGATAGCATATTTTCTTGTTGGGAGAAGGCAGTGGATAGCAGAGTTTTGAATATGattaatttattgaataattttgtACTGcttatttttttagttcttttgtgttatatttgttttcaaattttttagaaTTTAGTGTTTATAATTTAAAAGGTATTTTGAATTCAGCCAATGCTATTTATTTCTTGTGTTTTGGGCAGTCCAAATTTGGTTCATCTGCATCTTATTTCTAATTTTCccttaatataaaatttataaaaaaatgtatctatgctaataatattttcagagtcagttttttatttcattaatctttctatttttcatagatttttttgctgttttttattGTATTAATTTCTGTCCTGGTCttaattattttctgtcttgCCTGAGTTAACTCACTTGCTCTTTATCTGGACTTCTCTATCAAATATTTGCTTAATTATCagtaatttgtctttttcttttgacaGATGTTATCAAGCTAATAgtagaaaaaattatatatgttttaGATATTTCATCCACATTTTATCATGAAGTTCTTTGATTATAatgtatttttatgcattttccttCTATGTATGAGTTATTTAGTAGCATACATTTTAGACTCTGGCCTGCTGTTTTGTTATTAACTTCTAGTTATAT
Coding sequences within:
- the LOC131408068 gene encoding olfactory receptor 52N4-like, which encodes MLMLNKTDLTPASFILNGVPGLEDMHLWISFPFCTMYAVAMVGNCGLLYLISYEDSLHRSMYYFLAMLSLTDLVMCTTTIPKALCIFWFHLKEISFDECLVQMFFIYISTGMESGVLMLMALDRYVAICYPLHYSTILTNLVIAKLGLATFLRVVFLIIPLIFLIRQLPYCRGNIIHHTYCDHMSVAKLSCGNINVNVTYGLVIALLIGGFDILCITISYTMILRAVVSLSSADAQQKAFSTCTAHICAIIFSYSPAFFCIFSHRFGGHMIPPSCHIIVANIYLLLPPTMNPIVYGVKTKQIRDCVIRILSGSKNIKSHSI